The following are encoded in a window of Caballeronia sp. NK8 genomic DNA:
- a CDS encoding Rieske 2Fe-2S domain-containing protein, with translation MSHPTSNDICALHDVPDGGGVEAAPSILVLRRGGEAWAYRNVCPHFSIPLNYEPDAFWTYEGSLLMCAHHSAMFRFEDGVCVDGPCLGASLRRIPIRIENGRVVIEGPDIT, from the coding sequence GTGAGCCATCCGACATCGAACGATATCTGCGCGCTTCACGACGTGCCCGATGGCGGCGGCGTCGAAGCCGCGCCGTCGATTCTCGTCCTGCGACGCGGCGGCGAAGCGTGGGCGTATCGCAACGTATGCCCGCATTTCTCGATTCCGCTCAACTACGAGCCGGATGCGTTCTGGACTTACGAAGGCAGCTTGCTGATGTGCGCGCATCACAGCGCGATGTTCCGCTTCGAAGACGGCGTGTGCGTCGATGGACCTTGTCTCGGCGCGAGCCTCCGGCGCATTCCGATTCGCATCGAAAATGGCCGCGTCGTGATCGAAGGTCCGGACATCACATAG
- a CDS encoding FadR/GntR family transcriptional regulator yields MDYRNPRQRKSMHGRIVQELGMQIVSGRIKPGERLPAEPTLCESYGVSRPVLREATRVLVAKGLVVSKPRVGSVVRARDEWHMLDPDVLVWTIGYLPEGEFFRSLMTVRQIFEPAAAALAAISATDDDIARIGAAYERMENAKTAADLLDPDLEFHRAIMMATHNDMLAYIGNMLSLALGESIRLTSRHPNTHALSLPRHKAIFTAIANRDALAARQASVVQLDNARADANSILGGAALEPDRPLSG; encoded by the coding sequence ATGGATTACCGCAATCCCAGGCAGCGCAAGAGCATGCACGGACGCATCGTGCAGGAGCTCGGCATGCAGATCGTCAGCGGCCGCATCAAGCCGGGCGAGCGTCTGCCCGCCGAGCCCACGCTCTGCGAAAGCTATGGCGTGAGCCGCCCGGTGCTGCGCGAAGCGACACGCGTGCTGGTTGCAAAGGGGCTCGTCGTGTCGAAGCCGCGCGTGGGCAGCGTCGTGCGCGCGCGCGACGAATGGCACATGCTCGACCCCGATGTGCTCGTGTGGACCATCGGTTATCTTCCCGAAGGCGAATTCTTTCGCTCGCTCATGACGGTGCGCCAGATCTTCGAGCCTGCTGCCGCCGCGCTCGCGGCGATCTCTGCGACGGACGACGATATCGCGCGCATCGGCGCCGCGTATGAGCGCATGGAGAACGCGAAAACAGCCGCCGATCTGCTCGATCCGGACCTCGAGTTTCATCGCGCGATCATGATGGCGACGCACAACGACATGCTCGCGTATATCGGCAACATGCTGTCGCTCGCGCTCGGCGAATCGATCAGGCTCACGAGTCGTCATCCGAACACGCACGCGCTGTCCCTCCCGCGCCACAAGGCGATCTTCACCGCGATCGCGAACCGCGATGCGCTCGCCGCGCGTCAGGCGAGCGTCGTGCAGCTCGACAATGCGCGCGCCGACGCCAACTCGATCCTCGGCGGCGCGGCGCTCGAACCGGACCGGCCGCTCTCCGGGTAA
- a CDS encoding hydroxyquinol 1,2-dioxygenase gives MNQATFLQSVVATDPDATTGYRTFRLGDFEFSRDAYFVTLKWPAQGQTRSHQMHADDFLRAMMRDVAWGFFYGWVNFDEVIGTRNHYGKVDMYAGAYNASFREAGVDYTQQFETPIIMATFKAILKDWVNEGFDPFAAPEETGSAFGAKHGDNIAAIDRTRIATKRMPGIEGDSPLRDDFPVNRQFADVSQEEPEIHAEPGFEGQLHAFSLFKYLSRSDVTWNPSVTSVCKQSLFCPTTEEFVLPVFHGNDRVEWFLQLSDQIIWDVADKDTGEPRARITMNAGDIAAMPADIRHKGYSQKRSMLLVWENATPDLPKRYESGELPPYPVAL, from the coding sequence ATGAATCAAGCCACGTTTTTGCAAAGCGTCGTAGCGACCGATCCCGATGCGACCACCGGATATCGCACGTTCCGGCTCGGCGACTTCGAATTCAGCCGCGACGCCTACTTCGTCACCTTGAAATGGCCGGCGCAAGGACAGACGCGCTCGCATCAGATGCACGCCGACGACTTCCTGCGCGCGATGATGCGCGATGTCGCGTGGGGCTTCTTCTACGGCTGGGTCAACTTCGACGAAGTGATCGGCACGCGCAATCACTACGGCAAGGTGGACATGTATGCCGGTGCGTATAACGCGAGCTTCCGCGAGGCGGGCGTCGATTACACGCAGCAGTTCGAAACGCCGATCATCATGGCGACCTTCAAGGCAATCCTGAAGGACTGGGTCAACGAAGGCTTCGATCCGTTTGCCGCGCCCGAGGAAACCGGCTCGGCGTTCGGTGCGAAGCACGGCGACAACATCGCGGCGATCGACCGCACGCGCATCGCGACGAAGCGCATGCCCGGCATCGAAGGCGATTCCCCGCTGCGCGACGACTTCCCGGTGAATCGACAGTTCGCGGATGTATCGCAGGAGGAGCCGGAGATTCACGCCGAGCCCGGATTCGAAGGGCAGTTGCACGCGTTCAGTCTCTTCAAGTATCTGTCGCGTTCGGACGTGACGTGGAATCCTTCGGTCACATCCGTCTGCAAGCAAAGCCTCTTTTGCCCGACGACCGAGGAATTCGTGCTGCCGGTCTTTCACGGCAACGACCGCGTCGAGTGGTTCCTGCAACTGTCGGATCAGATCATCTGGGACGTCGCCGACAAGGACACCGGCGAGCCGCGCGCGCGCATCACGATGAACGCCGGCGATATCGCCGCGATGCCCGCCGACATCCGCCACAAGGGTTATTCGCAGAAGCGCTCGATGCTGCTCGTCTGGGAGAACGCGACGCCCGATCTGCCCAAGCGCTACGAAAGCGGCGAACTGCCGCCGTATCCGGTCGCGCTTTAA
- a CDS encoding intradiol ring-cleavage dioxygenase, whose product MNESLTQNVTASFGQCADARTKEIVTALVRHLHAFAREVNLTHDEWRRGIEFLTATGKKCDGIRQEFILLSDTLGLSIVLDDINQHHDEAATESSLLGPFYRDGVKESAFGANIAQSDGEPVLFHGVVRDVEGRPVPDALIEVWQTAPNGMYEGQDPDQPEGNLRGRFRTRADGAYAFHSIKPTSYPIPTDGPVGQMLVATGRHPMRPAHIHFRIDAAGYESLTTALYSSDDPYVNSDAVFGVKPSLVIEYVSKEGGYDAARDFVLIAKERA is encoded by the coding sequence ATGAACGAATCACTCACGCAAAACGTCACCGCATCCTTCGGCCAGTGCGCCGATGCGCGCACGAAGGAAATCGTCACCGCGCTCGTGCGCCACCTGCACGCGTTCGCGCGCGAAGTGAATCTCACGCACGACGAATGGCGACGCGGCATCGAGTTCCTCACCGCCACCGGCAAGAAATGCGATGGCATCCGGCAGGAGTTCATTCTGCTTTCGGATACGCTGGGGCTTTCGATCGTTCTCGACGACATCAACCAGCATCACGATGAAGCCGCGACCGAAAGCAGTCTGCTCGGGCCGTTCTATCGCGATGGCGTGAAGGAGTCGGCGTTCGGCGCGAACATCGCGCAAAGCGACGGCGAGCCGGTGTTGTTTCATGGCGTCGTGCGCGATGTCGAGGGCCGGCCAGTCCCCGATGCGCTGATCGAAGTCTGGCAGACTGCGCCGAACGGCATGTACGAAGGACAGGACCCGGACCAGCCCGAAGGCAATCTGCGCGGGCGTTTTCGCACCCGCGCGGACGGCGCGTACGCGTTTCATTCGATTAAGCCGACGAGCTATCCGATTCCGACCGATGGTCCCGTCGGCCAGATGCTCGTTGCGACGGGCCGTCATCCGATGCGTCCCGCACACATTCATTTTCGCATCGACGCGGCTGGCTACGAGTCGCTGACGACCGCTCTGTATTCATCCGACGATCCCTACGTGAATTCGGATGCGGTGTTCGGCGTGAAGCCTTCGCTCGTGATCGAGTATGTGAGCAAGGAGGGCGGTTACGACGCAGCGCGCGATTTCGTGCTGATCGCGAAGGAGCGCGCGTGA
- a CDS encoding maleylacetate reductase: MQSFIYQGMPSRVVFGAGSIEHLEREIELLGAQRALILSTPPQRDQAEALAERIGHRAAGVFAKAVMHVPVETAREAREYAQRIGADCAIAIGGGSTTGLGKAIALTSSLPILAVPTTYAGSEMTPIYGLTEAGLKKTGRDMRVLPKTVIYDPQLTVSLPASLSVTSGINAIAHAAEGLYAQDANPVVSLMAEEGIRALALGIGKVAAKPDDLDARGDCLYGAWLCGAVLGSVGMSLHHKLCHTLGGTFNLPHAETHTIVLPHALAYNRDAVPEAMMRIARALGSDDAARGAFELAQANGAPTALKDIGMKESDIDIAVDVAMKSPYWNPRAVERAPLRALIEAAYEGRRP; this comes from the coding sequence ATGCAATCGTTCATCTATCAGGGCATGCCGTCGCGCGTGGTGTTCGGTGCGGGAAGCATCGAGCATCTCGAACGCGAGATCGAGCTTCTCGGCGCGCAACGCGCGCTCATTCTCTCGACGCCGCCACAGCGCGATCAGGCCGAAGCGCTCGCCGAACGCATCGGGCATCGCGCGGCGGGTGTGTTTGCGAAAGCGGTGATGCATGTGCCGGTCGAAACGGCACGTGAGGCTCGCGAGTATGCGCAGCGCATCGGCGCGGATTGCGCGATCGCCATCGGCGGCGGCTCCACGACGGGCCTCGGCAAGGCGATCGCGTTGACATCCTCGCTGCCGATACTCGCCGTGCCGACCACCTATGCCGGCTCGGAGATGACGCCGATCTACGGCCTCACCGAAGCGGGATTGAAGAAGACCGGCCGCGACATGCGCGTGCTGCCGAAAACGGTGATCTACGATCCGCAGCTAACGGTATCGTTGCCGGCGTCGCTTTCGGTGACGAGCGGCATCAACGCGATCGCGCACGCGGCCGAAGGGCTGTATGCGCAGGACGCGAACCCGGTGGTGAGCCTGATGGCGGAGGAGGGCATTCGCGCGCTGGCGCTGGGCATCGGCAAGGTGGCTGCGAAGCCGGACGATCTCGATGCGCGCGGCGATTGCCTCTACGGCGCGTGGCTGTGCGGCGCGGTGCTGGGCAGCGTCGGCATGTCGCTGCATCACAAGCTGTGTCATACGCTCGGCGGCACGTTCAATCTGCCGCACGCGGAAACGCATACTATCGTGCTGCCGCACGCGCTCGCCTATAACCGCGATGCCGTGCCGGAAGCGATGATGCGCATCGCCCGCGCGCTGGGCTCGGACGATGCCGCTCGCGGCGCATTCGAACTCGCGCAGGCGAATGGCGCGCCGACCGCGCTGAAGGACATCGGCATGAAGGAAAGCGATATCGATATCGCCGTCGATGTCGCGATGAAAAGCCCGTACTGGAATCCGCGCGCGGTCGAACGCGCGCCGCTGCGCGCATTGATCGAAGCGGCATACGAAGGACGACGACCATGA
- a CDS encoding aldehyde dehydrogenase family protein: MQTQLFIDGRFVPARSGETLATLNPHDNSEIAQVSMAGREDVDRAVQAAKKAFPAWSSMAAADRGRLLLKLADAIEANADALARLESMDTGHPIRDTRNLDVPRTAATFRYFGGMADKFEGSVIPVEAGFLNYLMREPVGIVGQVVPWNFPLMFTSWKMAPALAAGNCVVMKPAELTPLSSLAIAELMAEVGFPAGVVNVLPGLGHVAGQYIAEHPEIGKVAFTGSTAIGRKIVQASSGNLKKVQLELGGKGANVVYSDANLDAVVQGSAFGIFHNQGQACIAASRLIVHESIADELLERFTSLARSIRIGDPLDPSTEMGPLTSQMHRDRVLSYVDVAREQGGRVLAGGKAPDAAALANGCYVEPTIVQAKPTDRVAQEEVFGPFVTVSTFKSDEEALAIANGTEYGLGAGLWTRDLQRAHLVARQLKSGMVWINCYKRVSPGSPFGGVGASGYGREMGFEVMREYTQAKSVWVNVDANIPPYYPR, from the coding sequence ATGCAAACGCAACTCTTCATCGATGGCCGCTTCGTGCCCGCCCGGTCCGGCGAAACGCTCGCGACCCTGAATCCGCACGACAACAGCGAGATCGCGCAGGTCTCGATGGCCGGCCGCGAAGACGTCGATCGCGCGGTGCAGGCCGCAAAAAAAGCGTTCCCGGCCTGGAGCAGCATGGCCGCCGCCGATCGCGGACGTCTGCTGCTGAAACTCGCCGATGCCATCGAAGCCAACGCCGATGCCCTCGCGCGTCTCGAATCGATGGACACGGGCCATCCGATCCGCGACACACGCAACCTCGACGTGCCGCGCACGGCCGCGACGTTCCGCTACTTCGGCGGCATGGCGGACAAGTTCGAAGGCTCGGTGATTCCCGTCGAAGCGGGCTTTCTCAACTATCTGATGCGCGAGCCGGTCGGTATCGTCGGGCAAGTGGTGCCGTGGAATTTTCCGCTGATGTTCACGAGCTGGAAGATGGCGCCCGCGCTCGCAGCGGGCAATTGCGTCGTGATGAAGCCGGCCGAACTCACGCCCTTGTCGAGTCTTGCCATCGCGGAGCTGATGGCCGAAGTCGGTTTTCCGGCGGGCGTGGTCAACGTGCTGCCGGGGCTTGGGCACGTCGCGGGGCAATACATCGCGGAGCATCCGGAGATCGGCAAGGTCGCGTTCACCGGATCGACGGCAATCGGCCGCAAGATCGTGCAGGCATCGAGCGGCAATCTGAAGAAGGTGCAGCTCGAACTCGGCGGCAAGGGCGCGAACGTCGTGTACAGCGATGCGAATCTCGATGCAGTCGTGCAAGGCTCCGCATTCGGCATCTTTCACAATCAGGGGCAGGCGTGCATCGCGGCATCGCGTTTGATCGTGCATGAATCCATCGCCGATGAACTGCTGGAGCGCTTCACGTCGCTCGCGCGCTCGATCCGTATCGGCGATCCGCTCGATCCGTCGACGGAGATGGGCCCGCTCACGTCGCAGATGCATCGCGACCGCGTGCTGTCCTATGTCGATGTCGCGCGCGAGCAGGGCGGCCGCGTGCTCGCGGGCGGCAAGGCGCCGGATGCCGCGGCGCTCGCGAACGGCTGCTATGTCGAGCCCACCATCGTGCAGGCTAAGCCGACGGACCGTGTCGCGCAGGAAGAAGTGTTCGGTCCGTTCGTCACCGTCAGCACATTCAAGAGCGATGAGGAAGCGCTCGCGATCGCCAACGGCACGGAATACGGCCTCGGCGCGGGCCTCTGGACGCGCGATCTGCAACGCGCGCATCTCGTCGCGCGGCAGTTGAAGAGCGGCATGGTGTGGATCAACTGCTACAAACGCGTGAGTCCGGGGTCGCCGTTCGGTGGCGTCGGCGCGAGCGGTTATGGGCGCGAGATGGGCTTCGAAGTGATGCGCGAATATACTCAGGCCAAGTCGGTGTGGGTGAATGTCGACGCCAATATTCCGCCTTACTATCCGCGCTGA
- a CDS encoding nuclear transport factor 2 family protein, which translates to MNTLTMTDEQRKTIALEYLRRLDRGAPFFDLFDDNAEVYFPKWGIATGRAAFEKLFTDLGSIVEKFKHDLAYLNVIQQGDTVVVEGTSYGTTKSGAEWRAGVTHAGRWIDVFEIRDFKIQRCFIYLDPDYEGADTQRYPWLADKPAQK; encoded by the coding sequence ATGAACACCCTCACCATGACCGACGAACAGCGCAAGACCATCGCGCTCGAATACCTGCGCAGGCTGGATCGCGGCGCACCATTCTTCGATCTGTTCGACGACAACGCCGAAGTCTATTTCCCGAAGTGGGGCATCGCGACGGGCCGCGCGGCCTTCGAGAAACTCTTCACGGATCTCGGCTCGATCGTCGAGAAATTCAAGCACGATCTCGCGTATCTGAACGTGATCCAGCAGGGCGACACGGTGGTCGTCGAAGGCACGAGCTACGGCACGACGAAGAGCGGTGCCGAGTGGCGCGCGGGCGTCACGCACGCGGGCCGCTGGATCGATGTCTTCGAAATACGCGACTTCAAAATCCAGCGCTGCTTCATCTATCTCGACCCCGACTACGAAGGCGCGGACACGCAGCGCTATCCGTGGCTGGCGGACAAACCAGCGCAGAAGTAA
- a CDS encoding ABC transporter permease produces MNTVNEPTKATTPARIDSPRGAWASHWAPELRILLVAALLAAYFQFVNHDFLLSNASLVNLSQYVAPVAIIAFGEIMLMIGGDIDLSAGMVFAFAPFMMVFANEAGAPMWLAVIAGLVAAAIIGFINGAVTVYLRLPSFVTTLGTLFLINGITLTVSRGTPAATPGSPEFAAVMGAWGYSEIIWTVAIAFVMHVLLRHTRWGLHTQAAGANALGASEAGIHVNRLRLGNFVIAAVLAGFTGVVESFRITSIDPQAGGNQIMFLAVAAAVIGGTPLTGGSGTIVGGLLGAAVLGILSDGFTLIGINAFTFNIILGAAILAAMIFNIHVGRIRRRGAR; encoded by the coding sequence ATGAACACGGTGAACGAACCTACTAAAGCAACCACGCCCGCACGGATCGACAGTCCGCGCGGCGCGTGGGCGTCTCACTGGGCGCCCGAGTTGCGCATCCTGCTGGTCGCCGCGCTGCTTGCGGCGTACTTCCAGTTCGTCAATCACGACTTCCTGCTCAGCAACGCGAGCCTCGTCAATCTCTCGCAGTACGTGGCGCCCGTCGCGATCATCGCGTTCGGCGAGATCATGCTGATGATCGGCGGCGACATCGATCTGTCGGCGGGCATGGTGTTCGCGTTCGCGCCGTTCATGATGGTGTTCGCCAACGAGGCGGGCGCGCCGATGTGGCTCGCGGTGATCGCGGGCCTTGTCGCGGCCGCGATCATCGGCTTCATCAACGGCGCGGTGACGGTCTACCTGCGTCTGCCTTCGTTCGTGACGACGCTCGGCACGCTCTTTCTGATCAACGGCATCACGCTCACGGTTTCACGCGGCACGCCCGCCGCGACGCCCGGCTCGCCCGAGTTCGCCGCCGTGATGGGCGCGTGGGGCTATAGCGAGATCATCTGGACCGTGGCGATCGCGTTCGTCATGCATGTGCTGCTGCGGCATACGCGCTGGGGTCTGCACACGCAGGCGGCCGGTGCGAATGCGCTCGGCGCGAGCGAGGCGGGCATCCACGTGAACCGGCTGCGGCTCGGTAACTTCGTGATCGCCGCCGTGCTCGCGGGATTCACCGGCGTCGTCGAAAGCTTTCGCATCACGTCGATCGATCCGCAAGCGGGCGGCAATCAGATCATGTTCCTCGCGGTCGCCGCGGCGGTGATCGGCGGCACGCCGTTGACGGGCGGTTCGGGCACGATCGTCGGCGGCCTGCTCGGCGCGGCGGTGCTCGGCATTCTGAGCGACGGCTTCACGCTCATCGGCATCAACGCGTTCACGTTCAACATCATTCTCGGGGCTGCGATTCTCGCCGCGATGATCTTCAACATCCACGTCGGGCGCATTCGCCGCAGGGGAGCACGGTGA
- a CDS encoding cytochrome c family protein: MIRIANLLTMLVLVSTAAQAQQDPVALGKKLTTNNCAVCHTFGKGEPNGQGPNLFGIVGRPLASDSGFKYSAGMKAAAPGKVWDDKLLDAWLTDTQSVAPGNAMTYFEGDEARRQKIIAYLRTLH, from the coding sequence ATGATTCGGATCGCTAATCTATTGACGATGCTCGTGCTCGTCAGCACTGCGGCGCAGGCGCAACAGGATCCCGTCGCGCTCGGCAAGAAACTCACGACGAACAACTGCGCCGTGTGCCACACGTTCGGCAAGGGCGAGCCGAACGGGCAGGGGCCGAATCTCTTCGGGATCGTCGGCCGGCCGCTCGCATCGGATTCGGGCTTCAAGTATTCGGCGGGCATGAAGGCGGCCGCGCCGGGCAAGGTCTGGGACGACAAGCTGCTCGATGCGTGGCTCACCGATACGCAATCCGTCGCGCCCGGCAACGCGATGACCTATTTCGAAGGCGATGAAGCGAGGCGGCAAAAGATCATCGCGTATCTGCGCACGCTGCATTGA
- a CDS encoding sugar ABC transporter substrate-binding protein: MAENEENRDDDAQHGSLINAGRRGIMQGAGLGAALSLLGGVTGGGLISTAQAAEAAFPQHKKWKIVFVNHVTTNPFFVPTQYGIQDACAMFGMDYQWTGSATSDAGEMVRAVNSAIAAKADAIAVPIVDPNAFDKPIQAALDAGIPVFAYNADAPRGKSNPRLAYIGQDLYLSGYQMGERIASLIDSGMVALFIATPGQLNIQPRLDGASDAIKKSGKKIDIQTVATGATVNEELSKIKSFYLGHQDLKGMFAVDAGSTQGVAQVMKESNLPSKGVHGGGFDLLPQTIQLIHEGFLDFTIDQQPYVQGFYTVMEAFVFLASGGLVGPANINTGLKFVTKDTVEPYLNTSTRYEGKATKPQIVPMKGAIKS; encoded by the coding sequence ATGGCAGAGAATGAAGAGAACAGGGATGACGACGCACAGCACGGCAGCCTCATCAATGCGGGCCGGCGCGGCATCATGCAGGGCGCGGGACTCGGCGCGGCGCTGTCGCTGCTGGGCGGTGTGACCGGCGGCGGCTTGATTTCGACTGCGCAGGCCGCCGAAGCGGCGTTTCCGCAGCACAAGAAATGGAAGATCGTGTTCGTCAATCACGTGACGACGAATCCGTTCTTCGTGCCGACGCAATACGGCATTCAGGACGCGTGCGCCATGTTCGGCATGGACTATCAATGGACCGGCTCGGCTACGTCCGACGCGGGCGAGATGGTGCGCGCGGTGAACTCCGCGATCGCCGCGAAAGCCGATGCGATCGCCGTGCCGATCGTCGATCCGAACGCCTTCGACAAGCCCATCCAGGCTGCGCTCGACGCCGGCATTCCGGTGTTCGCTTACAACGCCGACGCGCCGCGCGGCAAGAGCAATCCGCGGCTCGCGTATATCGGGCAGGATCTGTATCTGTCGGGCTATCAGATGGGCGAACGCATCGCGAGCCTGATCGACAGCGGCATGGTCGCGCTCTTCATCGCGACGCCGGGACAGTTGAACATCCAGCCGCGTCTCGATGGCGCGAGCGATGCGATCAAGAAGTCCGGCAAGAAGATCGACATTCAGACCGTCGCGACCGGCGCAACCGTCAACGAAGAGCTTTCGAAGATCAAGTCGTTCTATCTCGGCCACCAGGACCTGAAAGGCATGTTCGCCGTCGATGCGGGCAGCACGCAGGGCGTCGCTCAAGTGATGAAGGAATCGAACCTGCCATCGAAGGGCGTGCATGGCGGCGGCTTCGATCTGCTGCCGCAGACGATTCAGCTCATCCACGAAGGCTTCCTCGATTTCACCATCGACCAGCAGCCGTACGTGCAGGGCTTCTACACGGTAATGGAAGCGTTCGTGTTCCTCGCGTCGGGCGGGCTCGTCGGGCCGGCGAATATCAACACGGGTCTCAAGTTCGTGACGAAGGACACGGTCGAGCCTTATCTCAACACCTCGACGCGTTATGAAGGCAAGGCCACCAAGCCGCAAATCGTGCCGATGAAAGGCGCGATCAAGTCCTGA
- a CDS encoding hydroxyquinol 1,2-dioxygenase, whose product MQQTQLGSLENYRKGSIEIIKGKATHYVMSNVFEVASHAAPYEKVVVGKNLKYVIETLRAEGVSPWFTASHDEFAVALDGEIDVHFIKPSDGALVGESIEGTVKLEGEPSGQKMGFVRLRRGHQALLPAGAAYRFEARKTGVLLVQTILGAESVEKWADICIQ is encoded by the coding sequence ATGCAACAAACGCAACTCGGCAGCCTCGAAAACTATCGCAAAGGCTCCATCGAAATCATCAAGGGCAAGGCCACGCATTACGTGATGTCGAACGTGTTCGAAGTCGCGAGCCATGCGGCGCCGTATGAAAAAGTGGTCGTCGGCAAGAACCTCAAATACGTGATCGAAACGCTGCGGGCCGAAGGCGTGTCGCCGTGGTTCACAGCATCGCACGATGAATTCGCGGTCGCGCTCGACGGCGAAATCGACGTGCATTTCATCAAGCCGTCCGATGGCGCGCTCGTTGGCGAGAGCATCGAAGGCACGGTGAAGCTCGAAGGCGAACCCTCAGGCCAGAAGATGGGATTCGTGCGTCTGCGGCGCGGTCATCAGGCGCTGTTGCCCGCGGGCGCGGCGTATCGCTTCGAGGCGAGAAAGACCGGCGTGCTGCTCGTGCAGACCATTCTCGGCGCGGAATCCGTCGAGAAATGGGCCGATATCTGCATTCAATGA
- a CDS encoding ATP-binding cassette domain-containing protein yields MAEPQTAPVDAAGLALSGDNLVKRFGAVTALDGVSLQLGKGEILGILGDNGAGKSTLVKILTGFHQQTSGTLRVHGEETLLKSVDHARALGIECVYQDLALANSLSIYHNMFLNREIVRRGPARILRLVDHKQMRERAAQCLEDIGVHVPSVDLPVERLSGGQRQAIAVARAVHSNAKILLLDEPLAAMGAREAALIIDLVMRLKEKGGLSIIMIMHNYAQTLDIADRIMLMQRGRVTYEQRSANTSVAELMDIVRREYRAMRATTAS; encoded by the coding sequence ATGGCAGAACCGCAAACGGCTCCCGTCGATGCCGCCGGTCTCGCGCTCAGCGGCGACAACCTCGTCAAGCGCTTCGGCGCCGTGACCGCGCTCGACGGCGTCTCGCTCCAGCTCGGCAAGGGCGAGATTCTCGGCATTCTCGGCGACAACGGCGCGGGCAAATCGACGCTCGTCAAGATACTCACGGGCTTTCATCAGCAGACGAGCGGCACGCTGCGCGTACACGGCGAGGAGACGCTGCTCAAGTCCGTCGATCATGCGCGCGCGCTCGGCATCGAATGCGTGTATCAGGATCTCGCGCTCGCGAACTCGCTGTCGATCTATCACAACATGTTCCTCAATCGGGAGATCGTGCGGCGCGGGCCTGCCCGCATCTTGCGTCTCGTCGACCACAAGCAGATGCGCGAACGCGCCGCGCAATGTCTCGAAGATATCGGCGTGCACGTGCCTTCCGTCGATCTGCCCGTCGAACGTCTGTCGGGCGGACAGCGTCAGGCCATCGCGGTCGCGCGCGCGGTGCATTCGAACGCGAAGATCCTGCTACTCGACGAACCGCTCGCCGCGATGGGCGCGCGCGAGGCTGCGCTCATCATCGATCTCGTGATGCGCCTGAAGGAGAAAGGCGGGCTCTCGATCATCATGATCATGCACAACTACGCGCAGACGCTCGATATCGCGGATCGCATCATGTTGATGCAGCGCGGCCGCGTAACGTATGAACAGCGCAGCGCGAATACGTCGGTCGCGGAGTTGATGGATATCGTGAGACGGGAATATCGGGCGATGCGCGCGACGACCGCAAGTTAG